One window of the uncultured Treponema sp. genome contains the following:
- a CDS encoding BMP family ABC transporter substrate-binding protein produces the protein MKKILTVAVSVLLIATSAFAAGKKKDSKKSNLRVGMVTDSGTIDDKSFNQGTWEGILRAQKDMGIKTKYLKPAGTTEADYLKEIGNLADAGYQMIICPGFKFETAVYAAQKKYPNVLFVILDGKPHTADYSTFETAKNTVAVSWLEQESGFVAGVAAAVQIKEGKFGFIGGMEIPAVQKFNWGWQQGIAYANANYGTKISIDAENVVYQGTFSDVAAGQQLAASMYDKGVKVVFAAAGGVGVGVINEAKTRRSTGKDVWMVGVDVDQYNDGIYAKGKSAVLTSAQKFLDRASYDMIEAQLAGKFPGGQELELSAANDGIGIPVKNPNLSADAQKKADEVLALIKSGEIKVAASGDGLIK, from the coding sequence ATGAAAAAGATTCTTACAGTTGCGGTCAGTGTTCTGCTTATCGCCACATCAGCGTTTGCCGCCGGAAAAAAGAAGGATTCCAAGAAGTCGAATCTCAGGGTCGGAATGGTTACGGACTCAGGAACAATCGACGACAAGTCTTTCAATCAGGGAACTTGGGAAGGAATTTTGCGCGCCCAGAAGGACATGGGAATAAAGACAAAGTACCTCAAGCCTGCCGGAACAACAGAGGCGGATTATCTCAAGGAAATCGGAAACCTTGCGGATGCCGGCTATCAGATGATTATCTGTCCGGGATTCAAATTCGAGACGGCCGTTTATGCTGCTCAGAAAAAATATCCGAACGTTCTTTTTGTCATTCTTGACGGAAAGCCTCACACGGCGGACTACAGCACTTTCGAGACTGCGAAGAACACTGTCGCCGTCTCTTGGCTTGAGCAGGAGTCAGGATTTGTCGCAGGAGTTGCAGCTGCGGTTCAGATTAAGGAAGGAAAATTTGGATTTATTGGCGGAATGGAAATTCCTGCGGTTCAGAAATTCAACTGGGGATGGCAGCAGGGAATCGCCTATGCGAACGCCAACTACGGAACAAAGATTTCAATTGATGCGGAGAACGTCGTCTATCAGGGAACATTCTCTGACGTTGCCGCAGGACAGCAGCTTGCGGCCTCAATGTACGACAAGGGCGTTAAGGTTGTGTTCGCGGCTGCAGGCGGTGTAGGAGTCGGAGTCATCAACGAGGCAAAGACACGCCGCTCGACAGGAAAGGATGTGTGGATGGTCGGAGTTGACGTTGACCAGTACAATGATGGAATCTACGCCAAGGGAAAAAGCGCGGTTCTCACTTCCGCACAGAAATTCCTTGACCGCGCGTCCTACGATATGATTGAGGCCCAGCTTGCAGGAAAATTCCCAGGCGGACAGGAGCTTGAGCTTTCTGCGGCGAACGACGGAATCGGAATTCCTGTTAAGAATCCTAACCTTTCTGCGGACGCGCAGAAAAAGGCCGACGAGGTTCTTGCCCTCATAAAATCAGGCGAAATCAAAGTCGCGGCTTCAGGTGACGGACTCATAAAATAA
- a CDS encoding HD domain-containing protein gives MNSNLTPLLKSIFDYDPDGSNIHHLMAVHGYSRLIAQMENVDEHTLFITEVAAYLHDIGVKASKEKYGNSQPQHQEAEGPAVARKLLEPLSFPSDDVERICFIIGHHHTYKAIDGLDFQILVEADFIVNVMEGYCKRESVPAMKENVFKTASGKYLLEKMFEKSAR, from the coding sequence ATGAATAGTAACCTCACCCCGCTTCTAAAATCAATCTTTGACTACGACCCTGACGGCTCTAACATTCATCACCTGATGGCGGTGCATGGCTACAGTCGGCTCATTGCGCAGATGGAGAACGTTGACGAGCATACGCTTTTTATAACTGAAGTTGCGGCGTATCTTCACGACATCGGTGTTAAGGCGAGCAAGGAAAAATACGGAAACAGCCAGCCGCAGCATCAGGAGGCGGAAGGACCTGCAGTCGCGCGGAAACTCCTTGAGCCGCTCTCATTTCCTTCTGACGATGTTGAGCGAATCTGCTTTATAATCGGCCACCACCACACATACAAGGCAATCGACGGCTTGGATTTTCAGATTCTTGTTGAGGCAGATTTTATCGTGAACGTGATGGAAGGCTACTGCAAGCGCGAATCAGTTCCTGCGATGAAAGAAAATGTTTTCAAGACCGCAAGCGGAAAATATCTTCTGGAAAAAATGTTTGAAAAGTCGGCGAGGTAA
- a CDS encoding ABC transporter ATP-binding protein, with amino-acid sequence MGADNYVIEMLNIRKEFPGIVANDDITLQVRDGEVHAILGENGAGKSTLMSILFGLYHADRGTIKIRGKEVSIKNPNDAARLGIGMVHQHFQLVSNFTVTENIILGKEGGFILHRKEASAKIKSLSEKYGLNIDPDMKVEDISVGMQQRVEILKMLYCDADILIFDEPTAVLTPQEIDDLMRIIRNLVKEGKSVIIITHKLNEIKAVADRCTIIRRGKLIDVVDVASTDAALMAAKMVGRPVNFKVEKCAPKIGRPVLEVKNLCVMNTKKVPGVKNFSLTVHAGEIVGLAGVDGNGQTELVEAICGLVPAESGSVIIDGTDATNLTVRKRNELGLGHIPEDRIKRGLIASERIAGNMVVKSYYKKPFSRNGILNFPEINSYSADVVQKFDVRSGEGINSPAGKLSGGNQQKMIVGREISMNPKLLIAVQPTRGLDVGAIEYIHKQIVAHRDKGKAVLLVSLELDEIFNLSDRIVVISGGELMDIVDTSSTDEHSVGLMMAGVRKNK; translated from the coding sequence ATGGGCGCAGACAATTACGTGATTGAGATGCTCAATATCAGGAAGGAGTTTCCGGGTATTGTTGCGAATGACGATATTACGCTTCAAGTGCGGGACGGAGAGGTCCATGCGATTCTGGGCGAGAACGGAGCCGGAAAATCCACGCTGATGAGCATTCTGTTCGGGCTTTATCATGCGGACAGGGGAACGATAAAAATCCGCGGAAAGGAAGTTTCCATAAAGAATCCGAATGACGCGGCCCGGCTTGGAATCGGAATGGTCCACCAGCACTTTCAGCTTGTAAGCAATTTTACGGTTACAGAGAACATCATTCTCGGAAAGGAAGGCGGATTCATTCTGCACAGAAAAGAGGCTTCCGCAAAAATCAAATCGCTGAGCGAGAAGTACGGACTGAACATTGATCCCGACATGAAGGTTGAGGACATTTCCGTTGGAATGCAGCAGCGTGTCGAGATTCTGAAAATGCTTTACTGCGACGCCGACATCCTGATTTTTGATGAGCCGACAGCTGTTCTGACTCCGCAGGAAATCGACGACCTCATGCGGATTATCAGGAATCTTGTGAAGGAAGGAAAGTCCGTCATAATAATCACGCACAAGCTGAACGAGATAAAGGCAGTCGCTGACCGCTGCACGATTATCCGCCGCGGAAAACTGATTGACGTTGTGGATGTCGCTTCAACTGATGCCGCTCTTATGGCCGCGAAAATGGTCGGACGTCCTGTGAATTTCAAGGTTGAAAAGTGCGCTCCAAAAATCGGTCGTCCTGTTCTTGAGGTGAAGAATCTTTGCGTGATGAATACAAAGAAAGTTCCGGGCGTTAAGAATTTTTCCCTTACAGTTCATGCCGGCGAGATTGTCGGACTTGCGGGCGTTGACGGAAACGGACAGACTGAGCTTGTCGAGGCAATCTGCGGACTTGTTCCTGCGGAAAGCGGCTCTGTCATTATTGACGGAACGGATGCGACTAATCTGACTGTGCGCAAAAGAAATGAGCTTGGGCTTGGCCATATTCCTGAGGACAGAATCAAGCGCGGACTTATCGCTTCTGAGCGGATTGCCGGGAACATGGTGGTAAAGTCGTATTACAAGAAACCTTTCAGCAGAAACGGAATCCTGAATTTTCCGGAAATCAACTCATATTCGGCGGATGTCGTTCAGAAATTCGACGTCCGGTCAGGCGAGGGAATAAATTCTCCTGCGGGCAAGCTTTCAGGCGGAAACCAGCAGAAGATGATTGTCGGCCGCGAGATTTCCATGAATCCGAAGCTTCTAATCGCCGTTCAGCCTACACGCGGTCTTGATGTGGGCGCGATTGAATATATCCACAAACAGATTGTGGCGCACCGAGATAAAGGAAAAGCTGTGCTTCTTGTCTCTCTTGAGCTTGACGAGATTTTCAACCTTTCGGACAGAATCGTCGTCATTTCAGGCGGAGAACTGATGGACATTGTGGATACATCTTCGACCGATGAGCATTCTGTGGGACTTATGATGGCAGGCGTGAGGAAAAACAAATGA
- a CDS encoding ABC transporter permease: MNLLYQVFPYVIAYTMPMLITSLGGFYSERSGVTNLGLEGLMLSGYFGSAFAIRLLENSAGHTQVIIIGLAAGALFGIIFALLHAFASITLKADQVISGTAINMLAAAITIYIARQVTGSGNIPIMMGIIPMDYAGLSKIPLLGKLIFSRVYWSTWLVLGIWGFSFWLLYKTSFGLRLRACGEHPSAVASAGVNVHFMRYVAVIVSGALSGLGGAVMLVTYSGEFNGSVAGLGFLSIAALIFGQWKPLGILGATFFFGFFTTLANVSQVIPALSVIPTVIFKVFPYAVTLVALVFSSKKMAAPAANGIPY, from the coding sequence ATGAATTTGCTTTATCAGGTTTTTCCTTATGTAATTGCATACACGATGCCGATGCTCATAACTTCTTTGGGCGGATTTTACAGCGAACGTTCCGGCGTTACAAACCTCGGACTTGAGGGACTTATGCTTTCTGGGTATTTTGGAAGCGCGTTTGCAATCAGGCTGCTTGAGAATTCCGCGGGACATACGCAGGTCATAATAATCGGACTTGCCGCAGGTGCTTTGTTCGGAATCATTTTTGCGCTTCTTCATGCGTTCGCATCAATAACGCTCAAGGCGGATCAGGTTATTTCAGGAACAGCAATCAATATGCTTGCCGCCGCAATCACGATTTATATCGCGCGTCAGGTTACGGGCAGCGGAAACATTCCGATTATGATGGGAATAATTCCGATGGACTATGCAGGGCTTTCAAAAATTCCGCTTCTTGGAAAACTGATTTTCTCGCGCGTATACTGGTCAACCTGGCTCGTCCTTGGAATCTGGGGATTCTCGTTCTGGCTGCTTTACAAAACCTCATTCGGTCTGCGCCTCCGTGCCTGCGGTGAGCATCCTTCCGCCGTCGCGAGCGCAGGAGTGAACGTGCATTTTATGCGCTATGTCGCGGTTATTGTGAGCGGCGCCTTGTCCGGTCTTGGCGGAGCTGTCATGCTTGTAACCTATTCCGGCGAATTCAACGGAAGCGTCGCGGGACTCGGATTCCTTTCGATTGCCGCGCTGATTTTCGGACAGTGGAAGCCGCTTGGAATTTTGGGCGCGACTTTCTTCTTCGGATTCTTCACGACGCTTGCGAACGTCTCACAGGTTATTCCAGCCCTTTCAGTGATTCCGACAGTAATCTTCAAAGTGTTCCCTTATGCGGTGACACTTGTCGCGCTCGTCTTCTCGTCAAAGAAAATGGCCGCCCCCGCCGCAAACGGAATTCCGTATTAG
- a CDS encoding AAA family ATPase — protein MEEIWYPAENEYESGITKEQWKAFVTDRKIFTTDSLTAFACIQKAAIATCTDMAEEFGRTKNFYNNAIWRTDEKVHKLTNCPLSLRPDETERFWSICCLGRKLPNGRIELKIRPELKEAFDETGALKGVEVMEKENRNYYVISPNVWNDNNFDHLLDYMIQNHCVLMGWQTDNPKGKLFSDLKIGDCIVVALRRSWKFNYYFIGTLSSDTVEEYDDAQKRSLENFILLEDKNCDFLKTWSVAGSSQIPAIAKIDKTKNPEIISAINDILNGGTVMPNNSLADQLTDLLQHTHNLILHGAPGTGKTFLAKQIAEKMGCSQNEIGFVQFHPSYDYTDFVEGLRPKNQSGGEIGFERKDGVFKEFCKSALLAMNVSSVSDNFEQVWENVVDYLNEKDFMDIPLLTGKSTFRVELNENGDGLATRTYENGDYKKGEWIQGKSKFYNKEQLYNIYKGLPGIPSRGHDNYRKAVIEYWKKNFGLVDYSVKEKSESESVKPFVFIIDEINRGELSKIFGELFCAVEPGYRVSYDDLKKNQSGEKTLSTIRTQYANLETEKNEFDNALSVSNPSDYGHFFIPENVYIIGTMNDIDRSVDTMDFAFRRRFAFKEIKASENLEMLRTLGEIAGEAETRLIKLNNAITEITELSSPSSYHIGGAYFLKLKDFEGGSNERFQKLWDYHLEGLLKEYLRGTENAEENFEKLRSAYFSLENSEITDV, from the coding sequence ATGGAAGAAATTTGGTATCCTGCAGAAAATGAGTACGAATCTGGAATCACAAAAGAACAGTGGAAAGCGTTTGTAACGGACAGAAAAATATTTACGACAGATTCGCTGACAGCCTTTGCCTGTATTCAGAAAGCGGCTATTGCGACTTGCACGGACATGGCGGAAGAATTCGGCAGAACGAAAAATTTTTATAACAATGCTATTTGGAGAACAGACGAGAAGGTTCATAAACTGACAAATTGTCCTTTGAGTTTGCGCCCTGATGAAACTGAACGTTTCTGGTCAATCTGCTGCCTTGGAAGAAAACTGCCGAATGGAAGAATTGAACTGAAAATCCGCCCGGAATTAAAAGAAGCATTTGATGAAACCGGAGCTTTAAAAGGAGTTGAAGTTATGGAAAAAGAAAACAGAAATTATTATGTTATAAGTCCGAATGTTTGGAATGACAATAATTTTGACCATTTGCTGGATTATATGATACAAAATCATTGCGTCTTGATGGGGTGGCAAACTGATAATCCCAAGGGAAAATTGTTTTCAGATTTAAAAATTGGCGATTGTATCGTAGTTGCTTTAAGAAGAAGTTGGAAATTTAATTACTATTTTATTGGTACACTTTCTTCTGATACTGTGGAAGAATATGATGATGCTCAGAAACGGTCTTTAGAAAATTTTATTTTGCTTGAAGATAAAAACTGCGATTTTTTGAAAACATGGTCTGTCGCCGGTTCGTCGCAGATTCCTGCTATTGCTAAAATTGATAAGACGAAAAATCCTGAAATTATTTCTGCCATAAATGATATTTTGAACGGAGGAACCGTAATGCCAAATAATTCTCTTGCCGACCAGCTCACCGACCTTCTTCAGCATACTCACAACCTGATTCTCCATGGCGCGCCGGGAACTGGAAAAACGTTTCTTGCCAAACAGATTGCGGAAAAAATGGGCTGCTCACAAAATGAAATCGGCTTTGTCCAGTTTCATCCGAGCTACGACTACACGGATTTTGTCGAAGGTCTGCGCCCCAAAAATCAGAGCGGCGGCGAAATCGGATTCGAGCGGAAAGACGGCGTGTTCAAGGAATTCTGCAAAAGCGCACTGCTGGCGATGAACGTTTCTTCGGTTTCTGATAATTTTGAGCAGGTTTGGGAAAATGTCGTTGATTATCTGAATGAAAAAGATTTTATGGACATTCCGCTTCTGACAGGAAAAAGCACATTCCGTGTTGAACTGAATGAAAACGGAGACGGACTTGCTACCAGAACTTATGAGAACGGCGATTATAAGAAAGGCGAATGGATTCAGGGAAAATCCAAATTTTACAACAAAGAACAGTTGTATAATATTTACAAAGGACTTCCGGGAATTCCATCCCGAGGACATGACAACTACAGAAAAGCCGTGATTGAATATTGGAAGAAAAATTTCGGGCTTGTTGATTATTCGGTAAAAGAAAAATCTGAAAGTGAATCTGTAAAACCTTTCGTCTTCATCATCGACGAGATAAACCGTGGCGAGCTTTCAAAAATCTTCGGCGAGCTGTTCTGTGCGGTTGAGCCGGGCTACCGTGTTTCCTATGACGACTTGAAGAAAAATCAGTCTGGCGAAAAAACACTTTCAACAATCCGCACTCAGTACGCAAATCTTGAAACTGAAAAAAACGAGTTTGACAATGCGTTGAGCGTTTCAAATCCGTCAGATTACGGCCATTTTTTTATCCCGGAAAACGTCTACATTATCGGCACAATGAACGACATCGACCGCAGCGTTGACACAATGGATTTCGCGTTCCGCCGCCGTTTTGCATTCAAGGAAATCAAAGCCTCTGAAAACCTTGAAATGCTCAGAACGCTTGGTGAAATCGCGGGCGAAGCAGAAACCCGTCTTATAAAGCTGAACAACGCAATTACAGAAATCACGGAACTTTCTTCGCCTTCCTCATATCACATCGGCGGCGCATATTTCCTTAAACTGAAAGATTTTGAAGGCGGCAGCAACGAACGCTTCCAAAAACTTTGGGATTACCACTTGGAGGGGCTTCTAAAAGAATATCTCCGCGGCACAGAAAACGCGGAAGAAAATTTTGAAAAACTTAGGAGCGCGTATTTCAGTTTGGAAAATTCTGAAATAACCGATGTGTAA
- a CDS encoding ABC transporter permease, which yields MMIKKIFSAKKTEEKKSGPFMIALSAIVLGLVAGGLLMLFIGENPFEAYAYIFKGALMNRERIGNTFATATPLMFTGLSFAFAYKTGLFNIGASGQMLAGGLFATIVGHFVFLPRPLYLVVLVVSAVAGGALWGALVGFLKAKFNVHEVVSSIMLNWTAYWSIYYFIPAYLKGPSLETESSSIAVTQSLRSPWLSAVFSGSEYINLGIIFAVASIFLVRWCLNRTIVGYELKAVGANKFCAEYAGINVNRSIVLSMVISGGLSGLAGLSYYAGYSLNMQIGVMPAQGFDGIAVSLLGASTPVGVLFASLFFGILQSGKGFMNALTDVPPEIADTIISVIIYFTATSVLFEKLWNGLFHKLHEKKLAKLSENSNQSGDEK from the coding sequence ATGATGATTAAAAAAATATTTTCTGCAAAAAAAACAGAAGAGAAAAAGAGCGGGCCGTTCATGATTGCCCTGAGCGCGATTGTGCTTGGTCTTGTTGCAGGCGGACTTCTTATGCTTTTTATCGGGGAAAATCCGTTTGAGGCTTACGCCTATATTTTCAAGGGCGCGCTGATGAACCGCGAGAGAATCGGAAACACTTTTGCGACTGCCACTCCGCTTATGTTCACGGGACTTTCGTTTGCGTTCGCATACAAGACGGGGCTTTTCAATATCGGAGCTTCCGGGCAGATGCTGGCTGGCGGACTCTTTGCTACGATTGTCGGACATTTTGTTTTTCTTCCGCGTCCGCTTTATCTTGTTGTGCTTGTGGTTTCCGCAGTTGCAGGAGGTGCCTTGTGGGGCGCGCTTGTCGGTTTCCTCAAGGCGAAGTTCAATGTGCACGAAGTAGTTTCTTCAATCATGCTGAACTGGACCGCGTACTGGAGCATTTACTATTTTATTCCGGCATATTTAAAAGGTCCTTCGCTTGAAACTGAAAGTTCTTCTATTGCCGTTACGCAGTCGCTCAGAAGCCCATGGCTCTCGGCGGTCTTTTCAGGCTCGGAATACATCAACTTGGGAATAATTTTTGCCGTCGCTTCGATTTTTCTTGTGCGCTGGTGTCTAAACCGAACCATAGTAGGGTATGAGCTTAAGGCTGTGGGCGCGAACAAATTCTGCGCGGAATATGCCGGAATCAACGTGAACCGGAGCATCGTGCTTTCGATGGTGATTTCCGGAGGACTTTCGGGGCTGGCCGGTCTTTCGTATTATGCCGGTTACTCGCTGAATATGCAGATTGGCGTGATGCCTGCCCAGGGATTTGACGGAATCGCGGTTTCCCTGCTCGGAGCTTCAACACCGGTGGGCGTTCTGTTCGCATCTCTTTTCTTTGGAATCCTTCAGTCTGGAAAAGGATTCATGAACGCGCTCACCGATGTTCCGCCTGAAATCGCGGACACGATTATTTCTGTAATAATCTACTTTACTGCGACGAGCGTCCTTTTTGAGAAATTGTGGAACGGGCTTTTCCATAAACTTCATGAAAAGAAACTTGCGAAACTTTCTGAAAATTCAAATCAATCGGGAGATGAAAAATGA
- a CDS encoding aldose 1-epimerase family protein yields the protein MIVTLKNENFELDVNTHGAEINRFVRRENGHDIIWRGDSSVWKFHAPVLFPHCGKIKNAFVLIDGKSFPLKSNGFARDLEHKLISRTEDSAVFELSENEYTLKFFPYKFILRVEYKLKNDGVVFRSTVTNTDSVPFKFSLGSHSAFAIGNVNDFQIEFEKKEPLVQIACYDNGFLASTSKGECPVKKLYAEKNPGIIPVTESGFGNGHLFTDIKSDWAGLRNIRTGELIRVNTKNYPYVMIWQNTGAPEFVCIEPWFGLPDADNTDHQWEHKPGLEILEPRKTFTADQSITVD from the coding sequence ATGATTGTAACATTGAAAAATGAAAATTTTGAGCTTGATGTGAATACTCACGGAGCTGAAATCAACAGGTTTGTCCGCCGTGAAAATGGGCATGATATTATTTGGCGCGGAGATTCGTCCGTTTGGAAATTTCATGCGCCGGTTCTTTTTCCTCACTGCGGAAAGATAAAAAATGCTTTTGTTCTCATCGATGGAAAATCGTTTCCGCTAAAAAGCAACGGATTTGCAAGAGACCTTGAGCACAAGCTGATTTCGCGCACAGAAGATTCCGCGGTTTTTGAACTTTCCGAAAATGAATACACGCTGAAATTTTTTCCGTACAAATTTATTCTTCGCGTTGAATACAAACTGAAAAATGACGGCGTCGTTTTTAGGTCAACCGTTACAAACACAGATTCAGTTCCGTTTAAATTCAGTCTCGGAAGCCACAGCGCATTTGCGATTGGCAATGTGAACGACTTTCAAATTGAGTTTGAAAAGAAAGAGCCTCTTGTGCAGATTGCCTGCTATGACAACGGCTTTCTTGCTTCCACTTCAAAAGGCGAGTGCCCGGTTAAAAAACTTTATGCTGAAAAAAATCCGGGAATAATTCCTGTTACTGAATCTGGTTTTGGAAACGGACATCTTTTTACGGACATAAAATCAGACTGGGCTGGACTTAGAAATATTCGGACTGGCGAACTTATTCGTGTGAACACAAAAAATTATCCGTATGTGATGATTTGGCAGAACACAGGCGCTCCCGAATTTGTCTGCATAGAACCTTGGTTCGGACTTCCCGATGCCGACAACACAGACCATCAGTGGGAACATAAGCCCGGACTTGAAATTCTTGAACCGCGAAAAACTTTCACCGCCGACCAAAGCATAACGGTTGACTAA
- a CDS encoding restriction endonuclease, with protein MIKKNLDIQNLQKEAKIFSEIESEHDEPSIFGSTDGKAVGTYLEHKFKNFLAEKYDFVNGNSASGIDLPGLEVDIKTTSIIQPQSSCPFKSARQKIYGLGYSLLVFVYKKEDNQETKTSRLYILHTIFVEKNRTADFQLTTSISKILDNGANEDDIIALFQDKNLPVDEITAASLSKEIISNRPEIGYLTISNALQWRLQYSRIIEEAGKIGGINRLV; from the coding sequence ATGATTAAGAAGAATCTTGATATTCAGAATTTGCAAAAAGAAGCTAAAATATTTTCCGAAATTGAGTCAGAGCATGATGAACCGTCGATTTTCGGCTCTACAGATGGAAAAGCAGTTGGAACTTATTTGGAGCATAAATTCAAAAATTTTCTTGCCGAAAAATATGATTTTGTGAATGGAAATTCTGCAAGCGGAATTGATTTGCCCGGTCTTGAAGTTGACATAAAAACGACAAGCATTATTCAGCCGCAGTCGTCTTGCCCATTTAAATCAGCAAGACAGAAAATTTATGGGCTTGGATACAGTCTTCTTGTTTTTGTTTATAAGAAAGAAGATAACCAAGAAACAAAGACAAGCCGTTTATATATTCTTCATACAATTTTTGTTGAGAAAAATAGAACTGCCGATTTTCAGCTTACAACAAGTATCAGCAAAATCTTGGATAATGGAGCAAATGAGGATGATATTATTGCTTTGTTTCAAGATAAAAATCTTCCTGTTGATGAAATAACAGCTGCATCTCTTTCAAAGGAAATCATTTCTAATCGTCCTGAAATCGGTTATCTGACAATCTCAAATGCGCTTCAATGGAGGCTTCAGTATTCAAGAATTATTGAAGAGGCTGGAAAAATAGGCGGAATAAACAGGCTGGTTTAA
- a CDS encoding N-6 DNA methylase produces MQKLKELGDFQTPKELAQLLIEILRNKDFIPDAIIEPTCGKGSILLEAEKYFKNSNILGIEIQRKYVDFLSPLIGQNTNILTVDFFDSIDFIKSFVDKNENLLFVGNPPWVTNSELSSINGANLPKKSNIDNLRGIEAITGKSNFDICESIIMQLISEFSDKQSVFAFLCKTAVARKIMQRLWKKDFKYKDAELYPVDSQKYFSAAVNSCFFLLDCTEKKSVTTLKIFNSIEEHKFIIESGFINGIYITDVSKKDSLDVYGKSIFTWHNGIKHDSAKILELKNDNGILKNGKGEIVDVENELLFPLLKSSDIANDNFEIERKILVTQKYIGESTDYIKNKFPKTWSYLENNEPHFCKRKSVIYKNKPRFAIFSVGDYTFKPYKIAISGLYKNLNFVLIEPNNGKSVMLDDTCNYISFDDIESAKFVFTLLKSDIVKEYLTARISFDSKRPVTTEILNSIDLEKVAQLKNKTDDFSSLFKICIAPSLFTESELKVV; encoded by the coding sequence TTGCAGAAATTAAAAGAACTTGGTGATTTTCAGACTCCAAAAGAGTTAGCTCAACTTCTCATAGAAATTCTCAGAAATAAAGATTTTATCCCCGATGCGATAATTGAACCGACTTGTGGCAAAGGATCTATTTTACTTGAGGCTGAAAAATATTTCAAAAACTCGAATATTCTGGGAATAGAAATTCAAAGAAAATATGTTGATTTTTTATCTCCTCTTATAGGTCAAAATACAAATATTTTAACTGTTGATTTTTTTGATTCGATTGATTTTATAAAGAGTTTTGTCGATAAAAATGAAAATCTTCTTTTTGTAGGAAATCCTCCTTGGGTTACGAATTCGGAACTTTCCTCAATCAATGGAGCAAATCTTCCAAAAAAATCTAATATCGATAACCTGCGAGGAATTGAAGCTATTACTGGCAAAAGTAATTTTGATATTTGTGAAAGTATTATCATGCAATTGATTTCAGAATTTTCTGATAAGCAAAGCGTTTTTGCTTTTTTGTGTAAAACTGCTGTGGCAAGAAAAATAATGCAGAGACTTTGGAAAAAAGATTTTAAATATAAGGATGCAGAGCTTTATCCTGTCGATTCACAAAAATATTTTTCGGCGGCTGTTAATTCATGTTTTTTCCTTTTGGATTGTACAGAAAAAAAATCTGTAACAACTCTTAAAATTTTTAATTCAATTGAGGAGCATAAATTTATAATTGAAAGCGGATTTATAAATGGAATTTATATTACAGATGTTTCAAAAAAGGACAGTCTTGATGTATATGGAAAGAGTATTTTTACCTGGCATAATGGAATAAAACATGATTCTGCAAAAATCCTTGAATTGAAAAATGATAACGGCATATTAAAAAACGGAAAAGGTGAAATTGTAGATGTTGAAAATGAGCTTCTCTTTCCGTTGTTAAAAAGTTCTGATATTGCAAACGATAATTTTGAAATTGAAAGGAAAATTTTAGTGACTCAGAAATATATAGGAGAATCTACAGATTATATTAAAAATAAATTTCCAAAAACTTGGTCTTATTTGGAAAACAATGAACCGCATTTTTGCAAACGAAAAAGTGTTATTTACAAAAACAAACCACGATTCGCTATTTTTTCTGTTGGTGATTATACATTTAAGCCTTATAAAATTGCAATTTCTGGGCTTTACAAAAATCTGAATTTTGTTTTGATTGAACCTAATAATGGTAAGTCTGTTATGCTCGATGATACATGTAATTATATTTCATTTGATGATATAGAATCTGCAAAATTTGTTTTTACACTCCTGAAATCAGATATCGTGAAAGAATACTTAACTGCGCGTATTTCTTTTGATTCAAAACGTCCTGTAACAACAGAAATCTTGAACTCGATAGATTTGGAGAAAGTCGCCCAATTAAAAAATAAAACCGATGATTTTTCTTCTTTATTTAAAATCTGTATTGCTCCTTCGTTATTTACTGAGTCAGAATTGAAAGTTGTGTAA